Proteins encoded within one genomic window of Phototrophicus methaneseepsis:
- a CDS encoding HIT domain-containing protein has translation MPSIFTKIINREISSDIVYEDDLVIAFKDIDPKAPVHILIVPKKEIPTINDATPEDEAALGRLFTVAAKIAEENGIAEDGYRVMVNTNKYGGQEVYHIHMHLLGGRPLGPMLVPQD, from the coding sequence ATGCCCAGTATCTTCACCAAAATTATCAACCGAGAAATTTCGAGCGATATCGTTTACGAAGATGACCTCGTTATTGCTTTCAAAGATATTGACCCAAAGGCACCTGTTCATATTCTCATTGTGCCCAAGAAAGAAATCCCAACCATCAATGATGCGACGCCAGAAGACGAAGCGGCATTAGGGCGACTCTTCACAGTGGCGGCCAAAATCGCCGAGGAAAATGGCATCGCAGAAGATGGTTACCGTGTGATGGTCAATACGAACAAATATGGCGGCCAGGAAGTCTACCACATCCATATGCATCTATTAGGTGGGCGGCCACTGGGGCCAATGCTCGTACCACAAGACTAG
- a CDS encoding TolB family protein, with protein MSNRIRFSLTLIFAILSACMLTACDAFAPAPTPTPTETATPTATATSTATETPIPTITPTATATFTPSMTPTHTLTPTVTPLPTNTPPPSATPRVQIQFNLDNWGSTSLSDNIRNGIESPLILFTNSNDQQNITSIATAEPENTTMFLYAVSPGAPNSREVLLQLDVATGNRIYPSPDGRTIAYFQPIGGAPGLYILDTTDGFTGRLVPISTLVQGGFVSEPVWSPDGETMAMSLDNGYGLDIYLFPRNGEPPIPTNLTQSGSYDWWPAWSPDGRYIAFVSDRETCPSWNPSDPEFCDATTTPAPTSGTVHVYDSQSGAIRQVSDVPVTEPPRWLNNRQIVFAGGDQLDLLNPQRTLWIANVQVETTQQVLLPGDENALYLSDAWSPSGATVLIQRITGEHTDLIMLSADGELIRSRQDGVNFPRYGMAADWSSTGDRIAIGGVDGQCPYGVIVTDPNFDFVANGNPPPSMCNPMYSPDGNSLAFTGANATVDGRVDVYSASANGFSQVNLTANLRGTMTLIGWVGPQS; from the coding sequence ATGAGCAATCGCATTCGTTTCTCTCTAACATTGATATTTGCAATCCTCAGTGCGTGCATGTTAACGGCCTGTGATGCCTTTGCACCTGCGCCGACGCCAACCCCCACCGAAACAGCCACACCAACGGCAACCGCGACATCAACGGCGACGGAAACCCCGATACCAACCATCACACCAACCGCAACCGCGACGTTTACGCCGAGCATGACGCCGACGCATACACTAACGCCGACAGTGACCCCACTGCCGACTAACACACCGCCTCCATCTGCCACGCCACGGGTACAGATTCAGTTCAACCTGGATAACTGGGGCAGCACTTCCCTTTCGGATAATATCCGCAATGGGATTGAATCCCCGTTGATTCTGTTCACCAACAGCAACGATCAGCAGAATATCACGAGCATCGCCACAGCAGAGCCTGAAAATACCACCATGTTTCTGTATGCTGTCTCGCCAGGAGCACCCAACAGCCGCGAAGTTCTGCTCCAACTCGATGTCGCGACGGGCAACCGCATTTATCCATCGCCAGATGGTCGTACCATTGCTTATTTCCAACCCATCGGTGGCGCGCCGGGCCTCTATATCCTGGATACGACAGACGGATTTACGGGTCGCCTCGTCCCTATTTCAACGCTGGTCCAGGGCGGCTTCGTGAGCGAACCTGTGTGGTCGCCAGATGGTGAAACAATGGCGATGTCGCTTGATAATGGTTATGGGCTTGATATTTATCTCTTCCCGCGCAATGGCGAGCCGCCAATCCCGACGAATCTCACGCAATCTGGCTCATACGACTGGTGGCCTGCGTGGTCCCCTGATGGGCGCTATATCGCTTTTGTGTCTGATCGCGAGACCTGCCCTAGCTGGAACCCATCAGACCCGGAATTCTGTGATGCAACGACGACGCCAGCACCAACCAGCGGTACGGTCCATGTCTATGATTCCCAATCCGGTGCAATCCGGCAGGTTTCAGATGTGCCCGTCACAGAACCACCTCGCTGGCTCAACAATCGTCAAATCGTCTTCGCAGGCGGTGATCAATTAGATTTGTTAAATCCACAGCGCACGCTCTGGATCGCAAACGTACAGGTCGAGACGACACAGCAGGTTTTGCTACCCGGTGACGAAAATGCGCTTTATCTCAGTGATGCATGGTCACCTTCTGGCGCCACAGTCTTGATACAGCGCATCACAGGCGAGCACACGGATCTCATTATGCTCAGTGCCGATGGCGAACTCATCCGTTCCCGGCAAGATGGCGTTAACTTCCCACGCTACGGCATGGCCGCCGACTGGTCCAGCACAGGAGATCGCATCGCAATAGGCGGTGTCGATGGACAATGCCCCTATGGCGTCATCGTCACAGACCCGAACTTTGATTTTGTCGCCAATGGCAACCCACCGCCAAGTATGTGCAACCCGATGTACTCCCCGGATGGCAATTCACTGGCTTTTACCGGCGCAAATGCAACGGTCGATGGCCGCGTTGATGTTTATAGTGCGAGCGCAAATGGCTTTAGCCAGGTTAACCTGACGGCAAATTTGCGAGGTACGATGACGCTCATTGGCTGGGTTGGGCCGCAATCATAA
- the acnA gene encoding aconitate hydratase AcnA, with protein MSQDPFGARGTFDTGSGSAIIYRLSKLAEQGIGNVDKLPFSMRILLENALRSVDGVQVTEEDVRNIANWSKANYEPIEIPFKPARVVMQDFTGVPAVVDLAALRSAMLRMGGDPAKVNPIVPVDLVIDHSVQVDVFGRNDAILLNSQFEFERNQERYEFLHWGQKAFDNFKVVPPATGIVHQVNLEFLAKGVQLYDDPNGEGKVALPDTLVGTDSHTTMINGLGVLGWGVGGIEAEAAMLGQPIYMLMPEVIGFKMTGSLPEGATATDLVLVVTEMLRKKGVVGKFVEFYGPGLSNMTLPDRATLANMAPEYGATMGFFPVDEETLNYMARTGRDAETIELVRRYCQEQGIFRTDATPDPEFIDSLELELSTVEPSMAGPLRPQDRILLRDMKETFQKTLRAPVGPQGLEIPEEQLNNKAMYLDNGHSTEMTHGSVVIAAITSCTNTSNPSVMVAAGLLAKNAVEKGLMRKPYVKTSLAPGSKVVTEYFNKAGLTEYLEALGFYTVGYGCTTCIGNSGPLPEPVREAVNEADLVATSVLSGNRNFGGRISPDVRANYLASPPLVVAYALAGTVDIDLNNEPLGTDKDGNPVYLQEIWPTQQEVKDVIQNALTPDMFNEQYGNVYDGNEAWNAIPSTDEAVYEWSDNSTYIQEPPFFIDMPVEPEPIKPIRDARVLVLGGDSITTDHISPASTIAINSPAGQYLLEKGVEHRMFNSYGARRGNDEVMTRGTFANVRLRNLLVPGSEGGVTYYLPEMEEMTIYEAAMKYQANDTDLVILAGKDYGMGSSRDWAAKGTLLLGVRAVIAESYERIHRSNLVMMGVLPLVFKEGESWNSLGLTGQEFYDIKLPDNIQPLQEVEVTARSADGTSKTFTTIVRLDSPVEVEYYNNGGILQTVLRGFVNQA; from the coding sequence ATGTCACAAGACCCATTTGGCGCACGCGGAACCTTCGATACGGGTAGCGGCTCAGCCATTATTTATCGGCTGAGCAAACTGGCAGAACAAGGGATCGGCAATGTGGATAAGTTGCCGTTCAGCATGAGAATTCTGCTGGAAAACGCACTTCGTAGCGTAGATGGTGTGCAAGTCACAGAGGAAGATGTTCGTAACATCGCCAACTGGAGCAAAGCAAACTACGAACCCATTGAAATTCCGTTTAAACCTGCACGCGTTGTCATGCAGGATTTCACAGGTGTCCCAGCCGTCGTAGACCTGGCAGCACTGCGCAGCGCCATGCTGCGTATGGGTGGCGATCCGGCGAAGGTCAACCCGATTGTGCCCGTTGATCTTGTCATTGATCACTCCGTGCAGGTTGATGTCTTCGGTCGCAATGATGCGATCTTACTCAACAGCCAATTCGAGTTTGAACGCAACCAGGAACGCTACGAATTCCTGCATTGGGGCCAGAAAGCCTTCGACAACTTTAAAGTTGTCCCGCCAGCCACAGGCATCGTTCATCAAGTCAACCTGGAGTTCCTCGCCAAGGGTGTCCAGCTCTACGATGATCCTAACGGCGAAGGCAAAGTCGCCCTACCGGATACGCTCGTCGGCACAGACAGCCACACAACTATGATTAACGGCCTGGGCGTACTCGGCTGGGGTGTGGGTGGTATCGAAGCAGAAGCCGCCATGCTTGGTCAGCCCATCTACATGCTGATGCCGGAAGTCATCGGCTTTAAGATGACAGGCAGCCTGCCAGAAGGCGCGACTGCAACCGACCTGGTGCTCGTGGTGACTGAGATGCTGCGTAAGAAGGGCGTCGTCGGCAAGTTCGTCGAGTTCTACGGACCTGGCTTGAGCAATATGACCCTGCCGGACCGTGCAACACTCGCCAATATGGCACCAGAATATGGTGCGACAATGGGCTTCTTCCCGGTCGATGAAGAAACACTCAACTACATGGCACGCACTGGCCGCGACGCAGAGACCATTGAACTGGTCCGTCGTTATTGCCAGGAACAGGGCATCTTCCGCACTGATGCTACGCCAGACCCGGAATTCATTGATTCGCTGGAACTGGAACTGAGCACTGTCGAACCCAGTATGGCTGGTCCGCTGCGACCGCAGGACCGTATCCTGTTGCGCGACATGAAGGAAACTTTCCAGAAGACGCTGCGTGCACCTGTCGGCCCACAAGGCCTGGAAATCCCAGAAGAGCAACTCAATAACAAAGCAATGTACCTGGATAACGGCCACAGCACCGAAATGACACATGGCTCGGTGGTGATTGCAGCAATCACAAGCTGCACCAACACCAGTAACCCTTCGGTGATGGTTGCCGCTGGTTTGCTCGCCAAAAACGCCGTTGAAAAAGGTCTGATGCGTAAGCCTTATGTCAAAACGAGCCTCGCACCCGGTTCCAAGGTGGTGACGGAATACTTCAACAAAGCAGGCCTGACGGAATATCTAGAAGCGCTCGGCTTCTATACCGTTGGCTATGGCTGTACGACTTGTATCGGTAACAGTGGTCCGCTGCCGGAGCCTGTCCGTGAAGCCGTCAATGAAGCCGATCTCGTCGCAACCTCTGTTCTGAGTGGTAACCGTAACTTCGGTGGTCGCATCAGCCCGGATGTACGCGCGAACTATCTGGCATCACCGCCGCTGGTCGTCGCCTATGCCCTGGCTGGCACTGTCGATATTGACCTGAACAACGAACCCCTCGGCACCGATAAAGACGGTAACCCGGTTTACCTGCAAGAGATCTGGCCCACACAGCAAGAAGTCAAAGATGTCATCCAGAATGCCCTGACGCCAGATATGTTCAACGAACAATATGGCAACGTCTACGATGGCAACGAAGCCTGGAACGCTATCCCAAGCACAGATGAAGCTGTCTATGAGTGGAGCGACAACAGCACCTATATTCAGGAGCCGCCCTTCTTCATCGACATGCCCGTTGAGCCGGAACCCATCAAACCGATTCGGGATGCTCGCGTTCTGGTCCTGGGTGGCGACAGCATCACCACTGACCACATCTCCCCGGCTAGCACGATTGCGATCAACAGCCCGGCAGGCCAGTATCTACTGGAAAAAGGCGTTGAACACCGCATGTTCAACAGCTATGGTGCACGTCGTGGTAATGACGAAGTCATGACACGCGGGACCTTCGCCAATGTGCGCCTGCGTAACCTGCTGGTCCCTGGCAGCGAGGGCGGCGTAACCTACTATTTGCCTGAGATGGAAGAAATGACCATCTACGAAGCCGCCATGAAATATCAGGCTAATGACACCGATCTCGTTATCCTGGCAGGCAAAGACTACGGTATGGGTTCCAGCCGCGACTGGGCCGCAAAGGGCACACTGCTGCTCGGTGTGCGTGCTGTCATTGCTGAAAGCTACGAACGTATTCACCGCAGCAACCTGGTGATGATGGGCGTGCTGCCGCTGGTCTTCAAAGAAGGTGAAAGCTGGAACAGCCTGGGCCTTACGGGTCAGGAATTCTACGACATCAAGCTGCCTGATAATATCCAGCCGCTGCAAGAAGTAGAAGTTACTGCTCGTAGTGCAGATGGCACCTCAAAGACCTTCACGACCATTGTCCGCCTCGACAGCCCGGTGGAAGTGGAATACTACAACAATGGTGGTATCTTGCAGACCGTTCTGCGTGGTTTCGTCAACCAGGCATAA
- a CDS encoding class I SAM-dependent methyltransferase, translated as MSDKKALSRDRFNQFAEGYVNSPTHAKGDDLTTLVDLAQPQPDWHVLDIATGGGHTARTFAPFVADVVASDIAENMLAAAKSHILEQGITNVSFEEADAEKLPFEANQFDLVTCRIAPHHFPKAGQFVKEAARVLKPGGLLLIEDQVVPDDVESAQFINDFETLRDPSHYRVYTQAEWQTMYEEAGLTVTHTETLAKRKAFYPWCQTQDTTPEIVQQLETKLETGPAGAREWYQPQDFGEDQMTIQHRYIIIAGRKPA; from the coding sequence ATGAGTGACAAAAAAGCTTTATCCAGAGATCGCTTTAATCAATTCGCAGAAGGTTACGTCAACAGTCCAACTCATGCAAAGGGCGATGACCTGACGACGCTCGTCGACCTCGCTCAACCACAACCGGATTGGCATGTGCTCGATATTGCGACGGGGGGCGGTCATACAGCACGCACCTTTGCCCCGTTCGTGGCGGATGTTGTCGCCAGCGACATCGCAGAGAATATGCTCGCTGCTGCCAAATCACATATCTTAGAGCAAGGCATCACGAATGTCTCTTTTGAAGAAGCAGATGCAGAGAAACTGCCATTTGAAGCAAATCAATTTGACCTCGTGACCTGCCGGATCGCGCCGCATCACTTCCCTAAAGCAGGTCAATTCGTAAAAGAGGCGGCACGCGTCCTCAAACCTGGTGGTCTCCTGCTCATCGAAGACCAAGTTGTCCCTGATGATGTCGAATCTGCGCAGTTTATCAATGATTTTGAAACGCTGCGGGACCCTAGCCACTACCGTGTTTATACACAAGCTGAGTGGCAAACGATGTACGAAGAAGCGGGGCTTACTGTCACACATACGGAAACCCTCGCCAAACGCAAGGCTTTCTACCCCTGGTGCCAGACGCAAGACACCACGCCTGAGATCGTACAACAGCTAGAAACGAAGTTAGAAACAGGGCCAGCAGGCGCACGGGAATGGTACCAGCCACAAGATTTTGGCGAAGACCAGATGACGATTCAGCATCGTTACATCATTATTGCCGGGCGCAAACCAGCTTAA
- the fabG gene encoding 3-oxoacyl-[acyl-carrier-protein] reductase has protein sequence MTKFEGKIAIVTGGGRGIGRAIATELGKQGATVVVNYRSSATAAEEVVAEIKASGGDGMTYQCDVSDDAQVTAMFKDVAKTYGQIDILVNNAGVTRDNVIMMLKPDDFDTVINANLRSAWLCSKAASRTMMKQRSGRIINITSVVGMAGNGGQTNYAASKAGMIGLTKSLAKEIATRGVTVNAVAPGFIGTDMTDELSDEIKATAISHIPLGRMGAPEDVAKAVAFLASDDAAYITGQVLVVDGGMLM, from the coding sequence ATGACCAAGTTTGAGGGAAAAATTGCCATTGTAACGGGCGGGGGCCGCGGTATTGGGCGTGCCATTGCCACTGAACTGGGCAAACAGGGCGCGACAGTCGTCGTCAATTACCGCAGCAGCGCTACCGCGGCGGAAGAAGTCGTGGCCGAGATTAAGGCGAGCGGCGGTGACGGCATGACCTATCAGTGTGACGTCAGCGATGATGCGCAGGTCACAGCGATGTTCAAAGACGTCGCCAAGACATATGGGCAGATCGATATCCTGGTGAATAACGCAGGCGTCACGCGCGATAATGTGATTATGATGCTCAAGCCAGATGACTTTGATACAGTCATCAATGCCAACTTACGCAGCGCCTGGTTATGCAGTAAAGCCGCCAGCCGCACTATGATGAAGCAGCGCAGCGGCCGTATCATCAATATTACAAGCGTTGTCGGCATGGCGGGCAATGGCGGCCAGACGAATTATGCGGCCAGCAAAGCCGGGATGATCGGCCTGACAAAATCGCTGGCAAAAGAGATTGCCACGCGTGGCGTCACCGTCAATGCGGTGGCACCGGGCTTCATTGGCACAGATATGACAGATGAACTCAGCGACGAGATCAAAGCAACAGCCATCAGCCATATTCCGTTGGGCCGCATGGGAGCGCCAGAAGATGTCGCCAAAGCAGTGGCATTCCTGGCTAGTGATGATGCCGCTTATATTACCGGGCAAGTCCTCGTCGTTGATGGTGGCATGCTCATGTAA
- a CDS encoding DsbA family protein, which translates to MTKSRTQKVREAREKQRRRNQQRNIAIGVAVVAVVILLLLIVSNTPSEASIPEGVAERYEGIQTGETEEGYAILGDPDAPVSVAEYSSFSCPHCREFHDTTFDLLVDRVREGQISVTYIPLNTAGNNVEGANKAAICALNQDMFWEYHDTLFSWQGLYGASAFTQNRLVAGADALGMDMSAFNSCVASGATQSVLDNAVAAAASDGISSTPTILINGSQLPTDQLTTQGVANAIDTAYAPFAGQETTPDEVEVTEEATEEMEATEEATEDVAEPTEAMTEEATDEADMTEEATEEPAEEATEEPVEEATEDATVEATSES; encoded by the coding sequence ATGACAAAGAGTAGAACCCAAAAAGTGCGAGAAGCGCGTGAAAAACAGCGTCGCCGCAACCAACAACGGAATATCGCCATCGGCGTTGCAGTGGTGGCTGTGGTCATCTTGCTGCTGCTGATTGTATCCAATACCCCCTCAGAAGCGTCAATTCCAGAAGGCGTGGCTGAGCGCTACGAGGGCATCCAGACCGGAGAAACGGAAGAAGGCTATGCCATCCTGGGCGATCCAGATGCTCCGGTAAGTGTTGCTGAGTATTCGAGCTTCTCCTGCCCGCACTGCCGCGAATTCCACGATACCACCTTCGACTTGCTGGTAGACCGTGTACGCGAAGGCCAGATTTCCGTCACCTATATTCCGCTCAATACGGCGGGTAACAACGTTGAAGGTGCGAACAAGGCTGCTATCTGTGCGCTGAATCAGGATATGTTCTGGGAGTATCACGATACGCTCTTTAGCTGGCAGGGCCTGTATGGTGCGTCTGCATTCACACAGAATCGTTTAGTCGCCGGTGCAGATGCCCTGGGCATGGATATGAGCGCGTTCAATAGCTGTGTCGCTTCTGGTGCGACACAATCCGTGTTGGATAATGCTGTTGCAGCAGCGGCCAGCGATGGCATTTCCTCCACACCGACGATCCTGATTAATGGCTCGCAACTGCCAACTGATCAGCTCACGACGCAGGGTGTCGCCAACGCGATTGATACGGCTTATGCGCCGTTTGCCGGCCAGGAAACAACGCCGGACGAGGTGGAGGTCACGGAAGAGGCGACTGAAGAAATGGAAGCCACCGAAGAAGCCACTGAAGACGTTGCAGAACCAACGGAGGCGATGACAGAAGAGGCGACCGACGAAGCAGATATGACTGAAGAAGCGACTGAAGAGCCTGCTGAAGAAGCGACTGAAGAGCCTGTTGAAGAAGCGACCGAAGATGCAACGGTTGAAGCAACCAGCGAATCATAA
- a CDS encoding ATP-binding protein: MISVTDLETRFKQGRSTHFEWLPESAPQSELGEHMVAIANTTGGQIVLGISKEGQIEGVKNADDAIDRLIQAALAISPPLIIPVPQATQLGGADVVVSLIPPGLPSVYAYQGRFLQRDGTQNVALTPRDLRRLMLERGDLSFENEISQGATLDDLDWEKVTDYVKNLRGTGSSDEQIALIRRGCLKEQGGKRQPTNAGVLLFGKEPQRFIRGAEVTAVRFGGEAMSDHHSRQDIAGTLIDQIKRAETFLIDHLRRDVVLSEAMARAEQYEYPLEAARELVVNAVAHRDYSISGDTIRLFIFSNRMEVHSPGGLPGPITVENIKDERFSRNPIIVQVLADLNFIERLGYGVDRVIELMRQQNMGEPAFTERAGGFTVTLRGQSAQPQQEKQSQIKPPKDDVVFDGTYRGHAINPRQEAALMYLHKTNHTRITNSDLQQLFPDVHSETIRRDLVDLVSKDILAKMGQKRGSYYVLRRDADAAADAATETDGETVDHATDAASNTDNSSA; the protein is encoded by the coding sequence ATGATTAGCGTCACCGATTTAGAAACGCGCTTTAAACAAGGTCGCTCGACTCATTTTGAGTGGCTGCCGGAGAGTGCTCCGCAGTCAGAGCTTGGGGAGCACATGGTCGCCATTGCAAATACAACTGGCGGCCAGATTGTGCTTGGCATCTCAAAAGAAGGCCAGATTGAAGGCGTTAAGAATGCGGATGACGCAATCGACCGTTTGATACAGGCAGCGCTGGCTATCTCGCCACCACTCATCATCCCGGTTCCACAGGCAACCCAGTTAGGCGGCGCGGATGTCGTCGTCTCGCTGATTCCGCCCGGACTACCCAGCGTCTATGCTTATCAGGGGCGTTTTTTACAGCGTGACGGCACACAAAACGTTGCATTGACGCCGCGTGACCTCCGACGGCTGATGCTAGAACGTGGCGATCTCAGTTTTGAGAATGAAATCAGCCAGGGAGCCACGCTGGATGATCTGGACTGGGAGAAAGTAACTGACTATGTGAAGAACCTGCGCGGCACAGGCAGCAGTGATGAACAAATTGCCTTAATCCGGCGCGGTTGCCTGAAAGAACAAGGCGGTAAACGCCAGCCAACAAACGCTGGCGTCTTACTCTTTGGCAAAGAGCCGCAGCGGTTTATTCGCGGGGCAGAAGTCACGGCTGTTCGATTCGGCGGTGAAGCTATGTCGGATCATCACAGTCGGCAGGATATTGCAGGCACGCTTATCGACCAGATCAAACGTGCAGAAACCTTCTTAATTGACCATCTCCGCCGTGATGTTGTCCTCTCAGAAGCTATGGCACGTGCTGAACAATATGAATATCCCCTGGAAGCCGCACGTGAATTGGTCGTCAATGCGGTTGCTCACCGGGACTACAGCATCAGCGGCGATACAATCCGTTTGTTCATCTTCAGCAATCGCATGGAAGTACATAGCCCCGGCGGCTTACCCGGCCCCATCACGGTTGAAAACATCAAGGATGAGCGCTTTTCTCGTAATCCGATCATTGTGCAGGTGCTTGCTGATTTGAACTTCATCGAGCGGTTGGGCTATGGGGTTGACCGAGTCATTGAATTGATGCGCCAACAAAATATGGGTGAGCCTGCTTTTACAGAACGTGCAGGTGGCTTTACTGTCACTTTACGAGGACAGAGCGCCCAACCGCAGCAAGAGAAACAAAGCCAGATAAAGCCTCCTAAAGACGATGTCGTCTTTGACGGCACCTATCGCGGTCATGCCATCAATCCTCGGCAAGAAGCGGCCTTGATGTATCTACATAAGACCAACCATACACGCATCACCAACAGTGACTTACAGCAGCTCTTCCCAGATGTCCACTCTGAGACGATCCGTCGCGACCTAGTTGACCTTGTGAGCAAAGACATTCTCGCCAAAATGGGCCAGAAACGCGGCTCCTACTATGTCCTGCGCCGCGATGCGGATGCCGCCGCAGATGCGGCAACGGAGACAGATGGCGAAACAGTTGATCATGCCACTGATGCGGCTTCCAACACGGATAATTCCTCAGCGTAG
- a CDS encoding LysR family transcriptional regulator, producing MEIGQLEAFERVAREGSFTRAADALGLTQPAVSTRISTLEAELRGSLFERKGRQLVLSPLGERFLPYAQRMLVVMSESLQTVQNYHENKLGEVRIAAPTPFLLSFLMDTLTTFRKEHPTVDILIRERNKTTIFDLLLDNAMTLGLVNAPVFDRSFVHLARFRDPIVAVVGKAHPLAAKSESLAMDAIYQYTIYRVSMFPQMTAFIDEVVEDGRRGSGGAVIALPMVMARELVLTGEGVTFLPESYIKPALESAQLVQLKITDMPQLYSEPILIALKSRKLDAVHQLFCKILVSRWRQLLVKSVV from the coding sequence GTGGAAATTGGTCAGTTAGAAGCATTTGAGCGGGTCGCACGTGAGGGCAGTTTTACCAGGGCGGCAGATGCTCTTGGCCTGACGCAACCGGCCGTCAGTACGCGGATTAGCACGCTTGAAGCTGAACTACGTGGCTCGCTCTTCGAGCGGAAAGGGCGGCAGTTGGTGCTCTCGCCATTAGGGGAGCGGTTTTTGCCTTATGCACAGCGTATGCTCGTCGTCATGTCAGAAAGTTTGCAAACCGTCCAGAATTATCATGAAAATAAGCTGGGAGAAGTGCGTATTGCCGCGCCAACGCCATTTTTGCTCAGCTTTTTGATGGATACCCTGACGACATTTCGTAAAGAACATCCCACAGTTGATATTCTCATTCGTGAACGTAACAAAACGACGATCTTTGATTTGCTGCTGGATAATGCCATGACGTTGGGTCTGGTGAATGCGCCTGTCTTTGATCGCAGTTTTGTTCACCTAGCACGCTTTCGTGATCCAATTGTGGCGGTTGTTGGCAAGGCGCATCCACTTGCGGCAAAAAGTGAATCGCTTGCGATGGATGCGATCTACCAGTACACCATTTATCGTGTATCGATGTTCCCGCAGATGACAGCATTTATTGATGAAGTTGTCGAAGATGGGCGGCGAGGTAGTGGCGGGGCGGTCATCGCGCTGCCGATGGTTATGGCGCGTGAGTTGGTGCTGACGGGGGAAGGGGTTACTTTTTTGCCGGAGAGTTACATTAAGCCTGCGCTGGAAAGTGCGCAGTTAGTGCAGCTCAAAATAACTGATATGCCGCAGCTCTATAGTGAGCCTATTCTGATTGCCCTGAAGAGCCGAAAATTAGATGCTGTTCATCAATTGTTTTGTAAGATTCTCGTGTCACGCTGGCGCCAGTTGCTCGTAAAAAGTGTTGTATGA